aggggacgaggaggagcCGGTGGATGCTGCGGCGGCGGAGGACGAGCTGCGCTCCGGGTGCGAGGTGGGTGTCGGCGGCTTCGTGTCAACAGCCAGGGGTTCGGTGCTCTGCTAGGTTTCTTACTTCAGCCCACGAGACAGGTTAATATCTTCGTTTCTGCCGTGTTGTTTCCAGGCGGATATGCAGGCGGAGGATGCGTGGGACTCCAGCGCTGCTGATCTAGAGAGTCGCTGTTTGGGTATGCGTCCGATTCCATTTGATTTTACTGCTATCTTGACGGTTCATAGAGTGTGGTGCACAGTGGCTCTTTTGGTTTTTATGTGACGGTGCGATTGTTGTATGTAGATTCGTACATTGAGTGGTTGAGAAAGGAGGTGAGCTTGACAGAGGAGGAGAACTGCAAGTTATCTGCCCAGATTAGTGTCATTGGAGAGACAGTGTTCAAAGGTTATTTATCTTGGGTTTTTTCTTGTTTAAGCCCATGCTAGTTGCCAACACTTTGCTTGCCAAGTCGTAGCACTGTCTTCCTTCAAATAACAAAAACGACTTTTGTTGTTCAGACACGATCCCGCTGGATGCTGAGATTGAATCACTGGAGTCTTCACTGAACACACTTGATTCAGAGGTTGTTCTCAAATTCTGGACCCTTTACTGCATCCAATTCCTCCTCAAAATAAGACTGTTTGCAAAACAAATATTCCAAGGAAGTTAAATTTGTCGATTCAAAATCATTAATGTTTTTCTTTTCTTGCGAGTTGTGACAATCTTAAACGTCTGCCATCATGCTTATGTAATATTTGACATGTCATCTACATTAAGTAATCTTTTACATTCCCTTCAACTTTCTTTTCTTAACATATTTACAATATTTCACCCTCCTTTGATGTAGGGTTTGAAACATTTGGAAGCAAGTCCTATCTCAACTGATTCAGGCTTCAACCAAATAGATATTGAGAAGGACTGCGAATATGAGGTGTGGTTAGATGTTGTATATAATTGGCATATTCCAAATATTGTGCTATCTATGCTGAATTGCTTATCGCTTAACAATTTCAATGGTCTAAGTGGAGACAAATCAATGGAAAGTTTAGGATAATAGTAATACAAATTCGTAAATGTAACTTATATTCCTTGCTGAAATTATTTTGTGAAAGCTAGTTACTTCATGGGTGTGTTGGTGGTGTCCTCTTGGACAGTTACATTGTAATACAGTCAACCTATTCTGCCTATTTATATTATAGAGCATCTTCCACAAACAAAACCTCACACAGAAAGTAGTAACAACGACAATCACAGACACATATGGAGCTAATACACATGCAAACGGATTTTCATCTGAGtatatattttttttcctttttcttcagcTTACAATGCTTTGTGTTGTTGAATACACACCTTTAACAAATTTCCAGGAACTGAAACTAGATCATCAAATAGGAAAAAGTGAGATGGACTTGAAGCTGCTACAAATACAAAGTATTTCAATGCAAAGGTATCAAGCTTATGCGCCTTAATCTCTCTACTGATTGTAAATTTGTTTAAAGCATCTTAACATCAACAATGGCAATACTACTTGTTTGCCATGATGGCAATGATATGGTTATTCAGAACTCAACATAAATCCTGATTGTTATTCATGTTATTCAGAACTCAATAAATGTCCCTGATTGTTCTTAATGATAAGAATACTTTAATTTATCATATGAATGAGGTTTCTCAACTTGACTTTGCATTTAAAATAGTTTGCTCAACAAGGAATTTCACCATTTTATCTGTTTTAGAATTTGCTAATAATTCTGCCACTATTAGTTTTTACTCCCTGTTTGTGTTCGTTAAGGACAAAATGTAAATATGCTTGGTTAGCTATCATCTGTTAATGCATTGAGATGAACCCATGTAATGCGCACAGCATACCACCACCACCATTGTTCTCTTCATTTGTAGTCTCTGTTTATATTATTTTCAACCTTCTCAGTTTCAGCATCTATCTTTGGCAAAACCTTCTCATTCCAATACATGATTAATTTTCTATCTTTGTTGAACGTGGCATTTGGATTAGATATGCATGCCTTCCTCGCGTTCTGAGGATCACACTGCTATACACATGTTTACTGGTTCCGCCATGAACTCTTGACCAATCTCCTGATTGTTGTGCTCTTCTTTTAATGTCCAGTCCTTGAGATTATCTGTGAATCTCAATCGGTTATCAATTTGTAACTGGCTTTCTGTTTTCCCATCTTCACATTTAGAAGTTGTAATCACAAGCTTGTTAAAATTGTACCACTCTGAGCTTTTAACTGGATCTCATGTTTAGATTTTAAGCTTGTTCTGCTTAAAAACTTCCAACTTCATGAAATCTCCCTCTCTCTATCCAGGGATGAAGAAATTTGGCAGCTTCAATCTCTGGTTTCAGGACCAAAAGTCTTAGAGTTTAAAGACAATTGTCTCAGGGTGCTCCCGAAGGCACCTATACTGACCTCGGAATGTGTAATTCTTGGACAAAAGTTGGATTGTGTTGTTGATTCTTCTGTTTCAGATCATGAGTTACTGATAGAAGTTGATGAAGGAAGCATGGAACTGAATAAAGTCCAGGTGCTCTCTTAACCATGTTTTTCTCATTTTGTAGAAACTCTTTACCTCCGGTGAACCAATTGATCATCATTTTTATTTTTACCTACGGTTGATATTTGGTGTAATGCCTGATGCATTTCAGGATATTGTTGCATTTCACGATTAAAAATCTCACGGTACAAGTAGTGAAtaatgaagtggcgccaagcttctggcattctctgtgacaagagagtgccacaaaagctaaaaggcaagttctacaggacggcggttcgacccgcaatgttgtatggcgcggagtgttggccgactaaaaggcgacatgttcaacagttaggtgtggcggagatgcgtatgttgagatggatgtgtggccacacgaggaaggatcgagtccggaatgatgatatacgagatagagttggggtagcaccaattgaggagaagcttgtccaacatcgtctgagatggtttgggcatattcagcgcaggcctccagaagctccagtgcatagcggacggctaaagcgtgcggagaatgtcaagagagggcggggtagaccgaatttgacatgggaggagtccgttaagagagacctgaaggattggagtatcaccaaagagctagctatggacaggggtgcgtggaagcttgctatccatgtgccagagccatgagttggttgcgagatcttatgggtttcacctctagcctaccccaacttgtttgggactaaaggctttgttgttgttgttgttgtacaagTAGTGAATAATGACATAACCAAGGATCATAAAACTGCATGGCTGGGTGTGGCTACAGTAACCTGTGCGATGTTAGCTGTTTTCCACCTTGATTTTCCTATAAGTGATCAATCCTATTTGACACCCCAACTTCATGTAAAGTAATCAACTGAGATGATTATAAAATATTCTCGTATACAAGTGTTCAACGGTACATAAAGGCTCGGGCAAGCTGTAACATTTTTGTAGGCTTAGAGTATTTTTTATCAGACATTCCTAAACTTACTGAAAATAATAATAATGGTAAAGCAGCGAACTACTCTTCCATACCCCTGATCATTGCAAAAGTTTTTTTGTGCTTATGCTTGCATAGTTACCTGACAATCGAGGCAAAAACTGATGTTGTCTTAGAATCGATTTTGTATGCATATGAATTAGGAAGGAGACACACCAGTATCCACCATCTTTTATTAGATGTAACCTATGAGTGGATTAAGATACTCATTTTGTATTATGCTGTTATTTCATATTTTTTCTGTAACATTCACAATAAAATTTTGTGCTTATGCTTATTCAGTGGTTCCAGCATTTGGATTCCTGCTAAACACCTCAAGCCATGTCAAACTTTTCTTCTTATTCCTGTTTTTTGTACTTCATTCAGTTCTTTGCTGGCAATGTTATGGTGCTTGATAACGAATTGCCAATTGGCATACTTTTAACCTTTTAAAAGTCCATTCAGGAGAACTATGTTGTATCATGTTTTACCAATCATATTTGTCTTTTCAGATCTTTCCTGCTGATGTTTGTGTAGATATACTGATTGAGAAGCTCAAATCCTCCAGGTATGTTGGAGATATTTTGCCATCTGACTTACAGAGCTGGCTTATTGTTCTTCCAAAAAGGGGTCGCTTGTTGAAACATTTGAACAACTTCGAATCTTCATTAAGGTTCAGAAGTGCCACCACTATTAAACAACATAGAACACCAAGAAACTTCACTTTCCTTTGTCATTTCTTTTGTGTTATTTAGTATGCTATTCATGCCTCACAGTTGTGCGAACTGTACTCTGTATTACTTTCAATCATTTTTTTGTGCTTAACTGCTTATGCAAAAAACGCTATCTGCTTTTGAAGAGAGGTCATTTCCGCTCCATCTTTGGGATGGCTCATTCGGCAATGTCAACAACAGATTGTAATCAACACTCTAAGACGATCGTTGGTGAATGATGCCAATAATTCCAGGTGACATTATTCTGCATCTGCTAGTATTGCGCTAATAATTCTGTAACTTTTTACTGTTATTCCCTTTTGTAAGAATAATTGCAAGGAATCTATAATCTCTAAGCTTCTTCATTGAATTTACAGCTTACACTGCACTGATTCATGGCACTCTTTGTATGTTATATCACTGTATGTTCTGCCAATATTACTGGAGCTATTTACTTGGTTTTGTATCAAACAGATTTTACTATGAGAGACACGctcctttctactccctccgttccaaaatataagtcttttaagagattccaataagggactacatacggagcaaaatgagtgaatctaca
This region of Triticum aestivum cultivar Chinese Spring chromosome 2D, IWGSC CS RefSeq v2.1, whole genome shotgun sequence genomic DNA includes:
- the LOC123053121 gene encoding uncharacterized protein, with the translated sequence MAAAMAETLALAPVEDPEAPLDAAAIRSRFEQLSTLWGGDEEEPVDAAAAEDELRSGCEADMQAEDAWDSSAADLESRCLDSYIEWLRKEVSLTEEENCKLSAQISVIGETVFKDTIPLDAEIESLESSLNTLDSEGLKHLEASPISTDSGFNQIDIEKDCEYEELKLDHQIGKSEMDLKLLQIQSISMQRDEEIWQLQSLVSGPKVLEFKDNCLRVLPKAPILTSECVILGQKLDCVVDSSVSDHELLIEVDEGSMELNKVQIFPADVCVDILIEKLKSSREVISAPSLGWLIRQCQQQIVINTLRRSLVNDANNSRHSFEYSDKDETIVAHLVGAIDAFFKISADWPLSSYGLKLISIRNSGTQPTNITLDLLCKTKELANGLELETRRHLVRFVDAVEEILVREMQSELHSSRVSA